In Flavobacterium sp. N3904, one DNA window encodes the following:
- a CDS encoding phosphopantetheine-binding protein, with translation MNKAAIIEKINGFLIEEFEVDGDDIQPDAILKDTLQLDSLDYVDLVVSIESNFGVKLVEVDFVGISTFQTFYDLIENKLKVKA, from the coding sequence AGCAATAATAGAAAAAATTAACGGATTCCTAATTGAGGAATTTGAGGTAGATGGAGATGATATTCAACCAGATGCAATCTTGAAAGATACTTTGCAATTGGATAGTTTGGATTATGTAGATTTAGTAGTTTCTATAGAATCTAATTTTGGTGTTAAACTGGTAGAGGTTGATTTTGTGGGTATTTCTACATTTCAAACTTTTTATGATTTAATTGAAAATAAATTAAAAGTTAAAGCCTAA
- a CDS encoding lipid A biosynthesis acyltransferase: MSQWDGKSKGTVFGYQIFVFLIKKAGIKSAYLLLYFVASYYFLFLKKSNQSIFYYFNKRQGYSYLKAKCYVFKSYLTFGQTIIDKIAIAAGMRNRFTYEFDGAEILKELLSNKQGGVLISAHIGNFEIAEYFFEEIDLDFQINLVTTDLEHSSIKNYLESISKKSSVKFIIIQNDLSHIFEINAALARNELVCFTGDRYFEGVKSLTEKLLNKEAQFPAGPFLIASRLKVPVVFVYVMKEPNLHYHLYTRKTDFKHRDEKGLLKAYTENLEGMLEKYPLQWFNYFDFWESNTH, encoded by the coding sequence ATGAGTCAATGGGATGGCAAGTCTAAAGGAACGGTTTTTGGATATCAAATTTTTGTATTTTTAATTAAAAAAGCAGGTATAAAATCGGCCTATCTTTTACTTTATTTTGTTGCCTCCTATTATTTTTTATTTCTAAAAAAAAGCAATCAATCCATTTTTTATTATTTTAATAAAAGACAGGGATACTCCTACCTAAAAGCCAAATGTTATGTATTCAAAAGTTATCTGACTTTTGGACAAACGATTATTGATAAAATCGCCATTGCTGCAGGAATGCGAAATAGATTTACCTATGAATTTGATGGCGCCGAAATTTTAAAAGAGTTATTATCCAATAAACAGGGCGGAGTTCTTATCAGCGCCCATATTGGCAATTTTGAAATTGCAGAATATTTTTTTGAAGAGATTGATCTTGATTTTCAAATAAACTTGGTTACTACTGATTTAGAGCATTCCTCTATAAAAAACTACCTCGAAAGCATTTCAAAAAAATCGAGCGTAAAATTCATTATTATCCAAAATGATTTGTCGCATATTTTTGAAATAAATGCTGCTTTGGCTCGAAACGAATTGGTTTGTTTTACAGGAGACCGTTATTTTGAGGGTGTAAAATCATTGACCGAAAAACTTTTGAATAAAGAGGCACAATTTCCTGCAGGCCCTTTCTTAATTGCATCCCGATTGAAGGTACCCGTAGTTTTTGTTTATGTAATGAAAGAGCCTAATTTGCATTATCATTTATATACCAGAAAAACCGATTTTAAACATCGTGATGAAAAAGGATTGCTAAAAGCATATACAGAAAATCTAGAAGGCATGTTGGAAAAATATCCTTTGCAATGGTTTAATTATTTTGATTTTTGGGAATCTAATACCCATTAA